CATAATGCGGATCGTCCACTTCGACTGCTCGAGCGGGACCGGCACGTCGGACCCACCCTCGATTGCGTCAACGAACCCGTCGAATATCGCACAGTGGGAATTCGTCTCGGTTTCCGCCTCCCAGCTGTCGTCGAAGCGAGACACCGCGACTGATTTCGCGTTCTCGAGCGTACTGGTGACCTGTGCCAGCGACACGTCGAGGCTCTTCTTCGAGCGAGCGAGGACCGATGACGTGTAGTCCTCGTTGACTTCGTAGAGCGACTGGTTGATCTCGTCGACGATCAGCGACTTCTCGGTCCCGGTGATCACGTGGAGGCGCTGGGGCAGCGATCCCGAGATCATCGTCACGTTACAGAGCGCGCCCGCCTCGGAGACGTACTGTGCCTGTGCCTGATCGTACTCGAAGCCGTCCTCGTAGTCCGTCGAGAGGACGGTCTGTGCGGAAATATCGTCGCCGCGTTCCGGCCAGCCGCCGACGCCCAGGATCGAGTAGATCGGATGGGGAAGCCCCTCTTCGAACTCGCCGCCGGGCAGCTCGAACACCCACGAGCCGCGGTTGACCTGATCCGGTGGCGTCAGTCCCGCGTAGAGGACGTCCACGGACCTGATCCGCCCGAGTTCGCCGGCGTCGATCAGCTCGCGAGCCTTCCGGGGTGCCGGATAGAACAGGTGATTGTGAATGACCGTCGCTGGCGTTTCGTATTCCTTCGAGAGGGCGATGAGTTCCTCGGCCTCCTCGACGGTGACGGTCGCCGGCTTCTCGATAATGACGGCGACGCCGGCTTCGATCGCCTGCCGCGCGATATCGAAGTGTGTCTGTACCGGCGTGCACACGTGGAGGCAGTCGAGTTCGTCGAGGAGATCGGTGAAATCCGTCACTGCCATCGTCCCGAATTCCCGAGCCCGCTTCCTGGCCAGTTCCGCGTCGATATCACAGACCGCGACCAGTTCCATATCGGGGTTGTCCCGGGCACCGGCGAGATGCGCCCGCGAGACCGTTCCCGCGCCGACAACTGCGGTTCGCACGACCATGTGCGGACCGTCACCTCACCCGTCATTAGTTTTAATCCGGTTACTTCACTGTGGCTAACTATCTCTCGGCGTACTGTCCGTATACGATACCGCTTACCGGGCGTGACATCCATCCATCCCGACGGACCTACACCACGGCGGGCGGTGGGACGGGACTGGCGGCTTCCGGACCGATGTCCTTCTCGAGGGAGTCGCGAATCGAGGCGGGCGTGGACGCCACGGGTAGAGTACTGGTACTGGTCGAGAAAACGGCTCCCGCGCCGAGAACAGCTGCTGGCACGCGACTGTTCCGGTAGTGGATGACGGTCGTCGGGAGCCGTTCGACTCTACGTAAGCGGATGCTAAAAAGCTTCTTTGCGGTCACGAGGGGACGCCGCGGTGATCGGATACGGGGGTCACGCGACGGGACCGTACTCGGTGTTCGCGAAGACGATCAAATCAGTGCTTAAGAAACCGACAACCGGCAGCGAACGCCGCTCGAACGGACGTCAGCGGACAGTACTATCGGGGTCCGGTCGCCACACGATCGCAACCGTCGCGATTAAGGGTTACTCGATACGGGACAGTTTGCCGTCGACGTTGCGTTCGCGGGAGCGGTTCCGGACG
This portion of the Natrinema salinisoli genome encodes:
- a CDS encoding Gfo/Idh/MocA family protein; translated protein: MVVRTAVVGAGTVSRAHLAGARDNPDMELVAVCDIDAELARKRAREFGTMAVTDFTDLLDELDCLHVCTPVQTHFDIARQAIEAGVAVIIEKPATVTVEEAEELIALSKEYETPATVIHNHLFYPAPRKARELIDAGELGRIRSVDVLYAGLTPPDQVNRGSWVFELPGGEFEEGLPHPIYSILGVGGWPERGDDISAQTVLSTDYEDGFEYDQAQAQYVSEAGALCNVTMISGSLPQRLHVITGTEKSLIVDEINQSLYEVNEDYTSSVLARSKKSLDVSLAQVTSTLENAKSVAVSRFDDSWEAETETNSHCAIFDGFVDAIEGGSDVPVPLEQSKWTIRIMEAIRESARPQDGADLPEVADAGERSETRDDESSVSADL